The genomic segment CACGCCGCGGTCAGTAGTGACTTGTTCATCGGGTTATCCCCTCGTTGACATCGCTTTCAGGGTGAGCACCGGCCGGTTCAGACGCTCAGGAACTGGTTGATGCGTTCTTTCTTGGCCTTGGCCTGTGAGGCCTCGATCACTTCGGCGACCTCGCCGTGTTCGATGATGTAGTGGCGGTCGGCCAGCGGCGCGGCGAAATGGAAATTCTGCTCGACGAGCACGATGGTCAGGCCACGCTCCTTGATCTGCCGGATGGTGTTGCCCAGCGCCTGCACGATCACCGGCGCCAGGCCTTCGGTGATTTCGTCGAGCAGCAGCAGCTGGGCGCCGGTGCGCAACACGCGCGCCATGGCCAGCATCTGCTGTTCGCCGCCGGACAGCTGCGTGCCCAGGCTGCGCCGGCGTTCGGCCAGGTTCGGAAACATCTCGTAGATCTCGGACACGCTCATGCCATCGTCGCTCAGGCGCGGCGGCAGGTTGAGGTTTTCCTCCACGTTCAGGCGCGAGAAGATGCCGCGCTCTTCCGGGCAGTAGCCGAGCATGCCAAGACGCGCGATCTTGTGGGTCGGCTGC from the Salinisphaera sp. T31B1 genome contains:
- a CDS encoding ABC transporter ATP-binding protein, producing the protein MSELLRIENLNAWYGESHILHGIDLSVARGEVVTLLGRNGAGRTTALKSILALVDKRTGSIRVNGTEIIKQPTHKIARLGMLGYCPEERGIFSRLNVEENLNLPPRLSDDGMSVSEIYEMFPNLAERRRSLGTQLSGGEQQMLAMARVLRTGAQLLLLDEITEGLAPVIVQALGNTIRQIKERGLTIVLVEQNFHFAAPLADRHYIIEHGEVAEVIEASQAKAKKERINQFLSV